From Hydra vulgaris chromosome 07, alternate assembly HydraT2T_AEP, a single genomic window includes:
- the LOC100203270 gene encoding cell cycle checkpoint protein RAD17 isoform X2, with protein sequence MLQRMMVNNKRKCDWISSSFDELPSVSKNTTRLKQNDQTVLEVTKKPILRRTEVFDQWVEKYKPQTLSDLSVNRKKVIEVEQWLKSHFNSDQTKGGAGILLLTGPSGSGKTATINVLANQMKFVVKEWINPTTNEYQERSLSNWREFLVSQDSQSQQFTDFLLRANRYNQVAIFGDSKNENLQRKVVLIEDLPNFALHKPEKFHNILREYLAAGRSPIIIIMSDGHNSESVHLVLPKHIQIMLNIKVISFNSVSMTALTKTMNSIIEKEMSSSNITIPSKDTYSMLATASNGDIRSCINSLQFLCTNCFLPKSKNIEKKNSKGRKHKNKDGTLINCKDSSLFLFRALGKILYCKRLNEVERFAFQLNPTQKSLVRMELNLDPEDVFMRTQITPEMFLLYVHENYPDFFNSVDDIACASDYLCESDVMNGLWTANSVMCDYSASVGIRGVMFANTQMQSITGTVAGGWRPLHKPEWFQRFKTLHSRLKCSVQTEKRYPAQELYTEVLPYMAKCDSNMLRSFERDIACFQISRRPQRISLGTDQDDYNYIDENNGASKTTFQRSVETISSGLQEEDEEIEDFDD encoded by the exons ATGTTACAAAGAATGATGGTTAATAAtaag agaaaatgtGATTGGATATCATCATCATTTGACGAACTTCCAAGTGTTTCTAAAAACACAACAAGGTTAAAACAGAATGATCAGACAGTTCTTGAAGTAACAAAGAAACCTATACTCAgaa GAACAGAAGTCTTTGATCAATGGGTAGAAAAGTATAAGCCTCAAACACTA AGTGATCTTTcagttaatagaaaaaaagtaatagaaGTTGAACAATGGTTGAAGAGTCATTTTAATAGTGATCAAACAAAA GGTGGAGCAGGAATTTTGTTATTAACAGGTCCATCTGGTTCTGGGAAAACAGCTACAATAAATGTTTTAGCAAACCAAATGaaatttgttgtaaaagaaTGGATTAATCCTACCACAAATGAATATCAAG aGCGATCTTTATCTAATTGGCGCGAGTTTCTTGTGAGCCAAGATTCGCAAAGTCAGCAATTTACAGATTTTTTACTTCGAGCAAATAGATACAATCAAGTCGCTATATTTGGTGAtagtaaaaatgaaaacttacaGAGAAAAGTTGTGTTGATTGaa gaTTTACCCAACTTTGCTTTACACAAACCAGAGAAATTCCACAACATTTTACg tgAGTATTTGGCAGCTGGGCGATCtccaattattattattatgtcgGATGGTCACAATTCAGAGTCTGTGCATTTAGTACTTCCTAAGCATATTCAAATTATGCTTAACATAAAAGTAATAag tttcaattCTGTTTCAATGACCGCTCTAACAAAAACTATGAATAgtataattgaaaaagaaatg tcttCATCAAACATAACAATTCCATCAAAAGATACTTACTCAATGTTGGCAACAGCAAGCAATGGTGATATACGTTCATGCATCAATTCATTGCAGTTTTTATGCACAAACT gTTTTCTGCCTAAATCtaagaatatagaaaaaaagaattcaaaaggaagaaagcataaaaataaagatggcACCTTAATCAATTGTAAAGATTCctcattgtttttgtttagagCTCTTGGAAAAATACTTTATTGCAAAA ggcTTAATGAGGTGGAACGTTTTGCCTTCCAGCTGAATCCAACCCAAAAATCATTAGTTCGAATGGAGTTAAACTTAGACCCAGAG GATGTTTTTATGCGCACTCAGATTACGCCTGAAATGTTTCTTCTTTATGTTCATGAAAATTATCCTGACTTTTTTAATTCAGTAGATGAcatt GCATGTGCTAGTGATTACTTGTGTGAATCTGATGTCATGAATGGTTTATGGACT GCTAACTCAGTGATGTGTGATTATTCAGCATCAGTTGGAATACGAGGAGTTATGTTTGCTAATACTCAAATGCAATCGATTACAGGAACAGTTGCTGGTGGTTGGAGACCTCTTCATAAACCTGAGTGGTTCCAAAGATTTAAAaca ctgCATAGCAGATTGAAATGCTCTGTACAGACAG AGAAAAGATATCCTGCCCAAGAACTTTATACAGAGGTGTTACCATATATGGCCAAATGTGACTCAAATATGCTCC gtTCGTTTGAGCGTGATATTGCTTGTTTTCAAATTTCCCGTCGTCCTCAAAg AATTTCTTTGGGTACCGATCAAGATGATTATAATTATATAGATGAAAACAATGGGGCTTCTAAAACAACTTTTCAACGGTCAGTTGAAACCATTAGTAGTGGTTTACAagaagaagatgaagaaataGAAGATTTTGATGATTGA